The DNA window GGTTGTCGAAAAGGCCCATTGTCCCCGCAAGGGACAATGGGCAAGGAAGCCGCAAGGAAGCGTCTTGTGCGTCCGTTGTCTACAGGATTTTGCGACTTTTTGCCCCCCGTCATTTTGCAAGAAGGGGGCGCTGTCTTGCTTCCGGTATGAATTAACTTCCGTTCTTTTGCCCGCCGATCGTCTGTGCAGTCTGTGTGCTTTTCCAATATGGCGGACGTTTTGTTGTTTTCATatttttattgctttttctttAAGCGAAAGCCATAAGCCCGTTTACGGAACTACGTCCGAGGGCTATTATCTGAAATACACCCTACTTTTGCAATTTCATTCAACACGGACGTAGTTCACGcgcgaaacaaacaaacaaacaaaaagcgtCGACCGGTCGCCCGACTCCCCCCTGCTGTAAGCGGACTGACGTCACTTGCATCCTTTGCTCACACCGAGGTTGCATCAAGCTAGCACGCGAGTGGCCAAGGTCACCTGCTTTTGACGTCGTAGCCAGTTTCTCAGTCGTGCCGGCAGCGTTGGCGTCGAAGCAGTcgcgtttttttgtgtgtcctGGTTTTTAGTTAATATATCCGTAATTCTACAGAATGTTGAGTTCATAGCCCACATGATGAATGGACCAGTGACTAGCGATGCATTACATATGTTTGCAGAGGTTTTTGGGACCtgttcatggtccctttaagagaGAGGACCTTCTGTGCAGTTAAGTAGCGAATCCATCTGATTAATATGTGTCAGCTGCGCGTTAAAAGCATGGGACGGCAGCAATTGTAACATGTCGTTTgtattaagcatttcattcccggATGACTGAAATTTCCAACAGGCTACTTTTTCTAAACTTTTGTACAAAAAAGTGTGTCGGGCATGCTCCTCCACTTGCGCGTACGCTTGGAAACGGTTTGGGGAGTTCTCGTAGAATGTGAAATTACTTCCTATACGTAACTCTGTCTTGTCCGTCGCATGACCGCGCCGTTTGAACCACTCTACTGTAGTCCCGCGTTGCTCGCAACTTTCAACCAACCTCCCGTTGGCGTGACGTCGTTCCGATAAACGCTCGACTGGCGGCGAACGTCGCAGTGAGACCCGTGTCTGAATtgactcaaattcatgataattgactgatattcaggatctatcccATCGGGGGAAAATAATCGAACATCATGGTTCTCGGGGCGCTTGAGTGTAAcgcgcgaggactttttgagcgcaatccgTCTGAGCAAtccgcaatcgctgtcagtccgacgatgggaggttggaaacccagcccacagaatgatagtagaaaaagttacagttcctgaaattgggagagggaaggtttGGTCGCAgccgaagccggacgcgataagctgtCTGTCTCTTcctaccatgccggtgtgggctttgcgcgcgctatcctctgcgagctccgtacagcatgattttcggctattttttccgatacgataTCTCCCCAATATTCCTGTCAACTGTCATTattttgagtaaattcggcacgctgttCACAGTGGtgggggtaaaaaagtgacctttacttgggaactttcagagttcagttcgtaaaaatttacataattaaacttaggttgtATGACATGCaaatcaggaggtggcaaaaacctagcaagaacaaatgccattgaccgcatgactctatgtgtcgtagttttttattattattattattaaaattcaaagacacgttttctggggcgcCCTGTATATTGGGCAATCGTCATACATCGTGCGCATTGTGAACAAGAAAGATGTGCATAGTTTGTTTAGACATAACTTGAAAAACGAGGAAAtgtgttttttctgttcttccaggAGCTTGAACGCGAACAGGAGTCAGTGGCAGACGAAAGAAAACAGACAAGCTCTATCGAACAAGGGCTATTCGCGCTAGTACTCTACGCTCTAGGAGCTCTGGCATTTGGAGCTGGTGTCGCCATCATAGCGTTCCATCAAAGAGGTCAACCGCCTGTGGGTGGTAGTTATACAGAGGACGACGAATTCAGGATTTCTACAGCACGAAAGACAAGTCAGGCTCATGCAACTCCATCCTCAGAAGACGACGAGGAGGACCATGAAAGGCAAACACTATGTGGCACCGACGACTGCAACTACATGCGCTGGCTGGTCAGTATGTCTGTCGACACGACAAAGAATCCATGCGATAATTTTTTTACCTATGTCTGCGCCGGTGCTATGAAGCATTTTAAAGGGACATCAAACATGCTATCTTACGTGACCCTCCAGAATAAGCGAGCGATTGAGATGTGGTTGAAAAACGCCTCTCCTCCGGCTCAAAGACAAAGCGCCTTCCAGAAAGCAGTCAAGTTGTATCAATCGTGTCTCGAAGATCCACAGTCAAGCAAGCCGGGAATACATGAAATTCTAAGGAAGTTAGGCTTGTCATTGACACAAGAATTGAACTTTGAACCGCTTGATATGCAAGTGAGGTTTCTGGTTGAAGGATATTCGGTGATATACATCATGACTTTAGCACCATCACGGAGCCGGAACGACATCTATCTCGACGTTCGTGTATCTCCTCATTTCGACTCTTTTCGCTCGGTTAAGCCTCGCAGTGCAACGGAACGCAGAAAAATTTATCAAAACGTGTTACACTGGGTATTCGAAGGTTTGAATCTCGACGACGAGGTTGTAGATCGTGTTCTACAAGCGGAAGACGAAGTGTACGTCGTCTCCAGCAACCGGACGTACAGAGACAAGAGTTACAGATTTGGAATGTCTAACATCGATTACTTTGCCGGCAAAGACCAGGGACTATGCGAGAGGTGGAGAAAGAGCCTACAAAAATGGTCAAAGTCGCTTTTCCCCGGAAGATATCGAATTGTAATGACATTATACGATATACATCTCCTCTATAATTTATTTGGCAGCAAAGCATTGATCAGCACCGAAGACATTCGAACATTTCTTGCATGGAGAACAACGTGGTACCTTTACAATGTATCTGGAGTGACCACGGCAAATCAGAAGGCCAGTTGGAGAGCAGAGATATGCCTAAGATACGTCTTATATTTATTCAGGATTGTAGCGCCGATGAAGACGTTGTTAGAGAAGGTAAACCAGTCAACAGTAGATATTGTAGAGCGGATGACGAATGATATCCTGCTTGGGATCGAAACGTCTTTCAGGACATCGAGTTGGCTCGACAATTCTACGCGGAAGGGGGCCTTAAAAAAGCTATCGCTGTTACACAAACGTATAGGTTACCCTTTTGGTGTTTCGTCAGAAAAAGCGGCTGACGCATATTTGAGCAATGTCCCAGACATGACCGACAGTTACGTTTCGAACGTCATGAAGATGGTAGAGCATCTAACGTCAAGTGCTATTGACCTGTTGAGGAACAAAGATGCCCTCAATGCGTCCGTCGTAGCTCACTTCACAGCCTCGATACCGATCTATTCTGCAAACGCGGCGTACCACGCGTTATACAACGTGATTTATATTCCTCCAGGCTTAATGGTCCGTCCAATTTTCACTTATGGAGGAGCACCTGAATTGAACTACGGCGCGCTGGGCGGGATACTGACACACGAAATTATGCACGGCTTCGACACTACCGGAAAAAAATACGACGGTACGGGAAACAGAACAGACTGGTTTTCTGAAGCGAGTAACCGAGCGTACGCTAACCTCATTCAGTGTCACAACGTCAGCATCGAGAACTCTCCAAAGGCAAGACACTTCGCGGATTACCCGGGCGAGTACCTAGCGGATACGATGGGCAGGGGGTCATTGCTGAAGGTGCACAGGAAAGCTTTGGAAACATCGCCTGTTCGTCTGGGACAACTGAAGGGATTGACGAGTGATCAGCTCTTCTACGTGGCTTGGTGCCTGATGTGGTGTGGAATGCCTGTTACGGAGAAGACTCATCCTCGCTCTGACGAGAGGTGCAATGTTCCTCTCATGAGTTCTGAACACTTTGGGGAAGTGTTTAACTGTCCTCCGGAATCGCCAATGAATCCCAAGAAAAAATGTCCCTTTTGGAGAACGCTTCTCTGAATGAAGGTCCAAAAACCGTGCACGTTGCTGAGCGTAAAATGAGTTCAATAAATGAAACACGTTCTGTCTATGGATACTTTTTTGGGCTGATATTGCTTCTCTAATAAAGTACCTAAATACCGGCACTTGACTGAAAACGTTTCTGTAGATGGATTAtggaagttgttgttgttggatttCGTGTGGCGTcttgtgctttttttcttttttcagtgtACGGCAATGTATGGCATCGGCGATGTCGAGGGTGTCAGTTCGCGTCGAATATGGG is part of the Ornithodoros turicata isolate Travis unplaced genomic scaffold, ASM3712646v1 ctg00000746.1, whole genome shotgun sequence genome and encodes:
- the LOC135374772 gene encoding neprilysin-1-like, which codes for MSHRSNMANPDVMSELEREQESVADERKQTSSIEQGLFALVLYALGALAFGAGVAIIAFHQRGQPPVGGSYTEDDEFRISTARKTSQAHATPSSEDDEEDHERQTLCGTDDCNYMRWLVSMSVDTTKNPCDNFFTYVCAGAMKHFKGTSNMLSYVTLQNKRAIEMWLKNASPPAQRQSAFQKAVKLYQSCLEDPQSSKPGIHEILRKLGLSLTQELNFEPLDMQVRFLVEGYSVIYIMTLAPSRSRNDIYLDVRVSPHFDSFRSVKPRSATERRKIYQNVLHWVFEGLNLDDEVVDRVLQAEDEVYVVSSNRTYRDKSYRFGMSNIDYFAGKDQGLCERWRKSLQKWSKSLFPGRYRIVMTLYDIHLLYNLFGSKALISTEDIRTFLAWRTTWYLYNVSGVTTANQKASWRAEICLRYVLYLFRIVAPMKTLLEKVNQSTVDIVERMTNDILLGIETSFRTSSWLDNSTRKGALKKLSLLHKRIGYPFGVSSEKAADAYLSNVPDMTDSYVSNVMKMVEHLTSSAIDLLRNKDALNASVVAHFTASIPIYSANAAYHALYNVIYIPPGLMVRPIFTYGGAPELNYGALGGILTHEIMHGFDTTGKKYDGTGNRTDWFSEASNRAYANLIQCHNVSIENSPKARHFADYPGEYLADTMGRGSLLKVHRKALETSPVRLGQLKGLTSDQLFYVAWCLMWCGMPVTEKTHPRSDERCNVPLMSSEHFGEVFNCPPESPMNPKKKCPFWRTLL